The nucleotide sequence AATGAGATTAAGTCAACCCAGAAAGATTAGTAATCACTTGAATCTTTACCATTATTAAATGTGAGTTCTGTCTCATTAGTCCTCTTTGCCCTCTTTGCTAGGAAACAATAACCAGCTATTAAAAGCAGAACAATCACTATAGTAGGCACAACAATGGCTACCACTAACACAGATGACCTCTCATTTTTTCCTGCGTCTGAAAAGTCATTTAAAAGATCAAATTCTGTCAAAATGGAAGAAATTCTGCATTGCAAAATAAGGGGAACAAGATAAATGATAGACAAAGAACTCTGAAATTCAATTAGAAGGACAACATTCTTCTAGACAATATGGATAGTCAGGGAAAAAAGAGGTTGAACACTGATCAAATAATAGTAGTAGCAAAGAACAAATCTTAAATTTTTGTCAAGAAGAAACATTTTTACATTGGTATTGTTAATTTGGATAAATTATGAAAACTTACGCCTTGAAACATGAAAAACATAGGAGTAGATAGAGCTCTGACCTGGCCGGGGAGGAGTAGAAACAGGCGGCGATAGTGGTGCTTGAAATGTGTTAGCGATGGATTCGTTGAAAAATGGGTACAACTCGTATCTTGAATTACAGCTCGGTAAAAGAAGTCTCGACCCAGTCTTGTCAGTGTGTAGTTGATTGATGGACGTTTCCAAACACCGCGAACAGTCTTGTGTTGACAGATCGGGGGTGCACTGAACAAGTCCATATACACTCTGAACCTCAGTAAAGTTGGTTCGTCTCGCACCCAGTTTTTTGAAACTAGTAGCGGCATCTGTTGCGGCTTGTTTCATCAGGGCTAAAACCAAATCTCGGAAGCTCCGTTGTTGGTCAGGTGGAATAGTAATAACGCTGGACAAGGGATATCCTCCATCGGTTCTTAGGTTCGAGAGAATATTGTGGTCAGAGTATCTGAGCATACAGTCATCGTAATAGAGCACGACATCTCTCTGAGTTGGACACCGCCTTAAGGATTCGTTGACGGAAAAGGTAACGCAGTTACGGCAAACTTCTCCGGAGACGTCTCCGCGGCAAAGGAAAAGTCCGGTGACTCTGGCTGGGTCTTGACCCGCTGTGGAGTTTTGGAATCCGGTGGAGTGTGAAGCGTTGCTGGAAGAGAGGAAAGACAAAAGAGTTACGAGATTGTTATAGTAAGTGCTGTTCCTTGAGTACGTTGTTGTATTCGGACAAAAAAAGTATAAGAGGGAAGGACTCTGAGCAGAAGCTCTAAAGCTAGAGAGGaaggaaaaaaggaaaacaaaaaagaaagaagttgGAAAAGACATCGTTCGACTTCTACTATTTGGGTTTCTCACATCATGGAGCTCCATTTATATGGATTTATTTTGATTCTAGATAACAAACTTGTTTTTATCCcaactttttgtttctttttttttttgcttttattgtTGGGACAATTTCGAGGCAACTCTTCTGATGCTCCTAAAAGCAAGAGCATCAG is from Brassica napus cultivar Da-Ae chromosome A4, Da-Ae, whole genome shotgun sequence and encodes:
- the LOC106445798 gene encoding cysteine-rich receptor-like protein kinase 10 isoform X2; this translates as MELHDVRNPNSRSRTMSFPTSFFFVFLFSFLSSFRASAQSPSLLYFFCPNTTTYSRNSTYYNNLVTLLSFLSSSNASHSTGFQNSTAGQDPARVTGLFLCRGDVSGEVCRNCVTFSVNESLRRCPTQRDVVLYYDDCMLRYSDHNILSNLRTDGGYPLSSVITIPPDQQRSFRDLVLALMKQAATDAATSFKKLGARRTNFTEVQSVYGLVQCTPDLSTQDCSRCLETSINQLHTDKTGSRLLLPSCNSRYELYPFFNESIANTFQAPLSPPVSTPPRPDAGKNERSSVLVVAIVVPTIVIVLLLIAGYCFLAKRAKRTNETELTFNNADDITTIDSLQLDYRTIQAATNDYSEDNKIGRGGFGEVYKGIFSNGTEVAVKRLSKSSEQGDTEFKNEVVLVAKLQHRNLVRLLGFSLEREERILVYEPCKARAVGLDSAIQYHWRNCSGGSVSPSRFKAYNHTS
- the LOC106445798 gene encoding cysteine-rich receptor-like protein kinase 10 isoform X3, encoding MELHDVRNPNSRSRTMSFPTSFFFVFLFSFLSSFRASAQSPSLLYFFCPNTTTYSRNSTYYNNLVTLLSFLSSSNASHSTGFQNSTAGQDPARVTGLFLCRGDVSGEVCRNCVTFSVNESLRRCPTQRDVVLYYDDCMLRYSDHNILSNLRTDGGYPLSSVITIPPDQQRSFRDLVLALMKQAATDAATSFKKLGARRTNFTEVQSVYGLVQCTPDLSTQDCSRCLETSINQLHTDKTGSRLLLPSCNSRYELYPFFNESIANTFQAPLSPPVSTPPRPDAGKNERSSVLVVAIVVPTIVIVLLLIAGYCFLAKRAKRTNETELTFNNADDITTIDSLQLDYRTIQAATNDYSEDNKIGRGGFGEVYKGIFSNGTEVAVKRLSKSSEQGDTEFKNEVVLVAKLQHRNLVRLLGFSLEREERILVYEAVASLRI